Proteins found in one Pararge aegeria chromosome 12, ilParAegt1.1, whole genome shotgun sequence genomic segment:
- the LOC120628048 gene encoding glutamic acid-rich protein isoform X2, which yields MPIGNVNRGSAPKRETFRPPWVKEKDTEAPPPWTVRKLKPVEPKSTDKAGSTETPEQPSPAPLRPVLKKQSTIRDKAENGVACEAEEKLVKPSAAKQADKVAKHDEEKPKFIKPALKSVSKTVKVEDKNTSVPEKPILKSVRTIDDKTKEKSVSIIDKRTEDKNDAKKQNSTVNDKTNNKSVTNNLSKDSNSKDSKKTNITEKLSDKEKPKVDSQVEEKMATKPPLEKTPSKLPPRKPSLQKAPSRDEIMQKKWRDPLHERVKENIDKTLANEVPKGHTLTKNESLRSLLKPTPPPMPPPLPPKMPPPPDFKKAPVDPNKFKKIEQLRSRPRKRPDWSDMMKEVEQGRKLKHVVCNDRSSPIITRSVVVKNKDQFIFESEKPNSHNELLKEINKGVKLKKVKTNDRSKPHLEGLRKFRRQMTIEEQVQKSMSQANLAVSPSGVSIAEVPAAAEEEEIDEMDDIDKVRDDLQSTKQLLAMELRNREAQERENKRLLTRIQNLEAEVARERAIIKQEQHKTVISVTDAYDERLVTNLKMEVEKAKETADNLEKQYLQAADERDTAETELEELKRKNAELEKKLEQALAGIIPTNVGSRRSSHAIKQLSVTKDDSFEEEELSEGDEEESEEKKQKRIEKEVRNMRNKIRHLKEKQDNMKRERMAYKMALKNQQSCLKDEKRKFKELKREVDKMAAMMKEVGTDEEDEDEDEESDEEEKKSESEEEETETETEQETESETESESEPEDAPLPNKKENLAKRLKRHESRVNALKKGNALLMANVDRLKDDVLIQKEKSVTLQKELDSLIDDLE from the exons ATGCCAATTGGTAACGTAAATAGGGGCTCGGCTCCTAAGCGGGAAACCTTCAGGCCACCATGGGTCAAAGAGAAAGACACAGAAGCTCCTCCTCCATGGACTGTGAGGAAACTCAAACCAGTGGAACCGAAGAGCACTGACAAAGCTGGAAGTACGGAAACCCCTGAACAGCCATCTCCTGCACCTTTGAGAC cGGTTTTGAAAAAGCAGTCTACGATAAGAGATAAAGCTGAAAACGGTGTTGCATGTGAAGCAGAAGAGAAACTTGTCAAGCCTTCAGCCGCTAAGCAAGCCGACAAAGTAGCTAAGCACGATGAAGAAAaacctaaatttataaaacctgCACTAAAGTCTGTTAGTAAAACAGTTAAGGTAGAAGATAAAAATACTAGTGTCCCTGAAAAGCCGATACTGAAAAGCGTCAgaactattgatgataaaactaaGGAGAAATCCGTTAGCATTATAGACAAAAGAACTGAGGATAAAAATgatgcaaaaaaacaaaacagtacggtaaatgataaaacaaacaacaaaagtgTGACTAATAACCTAAGCAAAGACAGCAATAGCAAAGATTCcaagaaaacaaatataactgAAAAATTGTCTGACAAGGAAAAACCAAAAGTAGATTCACAGGTTGAAGAGAAAATGGCTACTAAACCTCCGCTTGAAAAAACTCCTTCTAag CTTCCCCCACGGAAACCTTCTTTACAAAAGGCACCATCAAGGGATGAAATCATGCAAAAGAAGTGGAGAGATCCTCTGCATGAGCGTGTCAAAGAAAATATTGACAAAACTCTAGCTAATGAGGTTCCAAAGGGTCACACCCTCACGAAAAATGAAAGTTTGAGAA GCTTATTAAAACCTACACCACCACCGATGCCACCACCATTGCCTCCAAAAATGCCACCTCCGCCTGATTTCAAGAAAGCCCCTGTCGATCcaaacaagtttaaaaaaatagaacagCTTCGTAGCAGGCCTAGGAAGAGGCCCGACTGGAGCGATATGATGAAAGAGGTAGAACAAGGAAGGAAGCTAAAACATGTTGTTTGCAATGATAG atcaagtCCAATTATAACAAGATCAGTAGTCGTCAAAAATAAAGatcaatttatatttgaatcCGAGAAGCCTAATTCCcataatgaattattaaaagaaatcaACAAAGGTGTGAAACTAAAAAAAGTGAAGACTAACGATAGAAGTAAACCTCACTTGGAAGGATTAAGGAAATTCCGAAGACAAATGACTATAGAAGAACAAGTTCAAAAGTCAATGTCGCAAGCTAATCTTGCTGTATCTCCTTCAGGTGTATCAATTGCGGAG GTGCCAGCAGCtgctgaagaagaagaaattgaTGAGATGGATGATATTGACAAAGTTAGAGATGATCTTCAATCAACTAAGCAGTTATTAGCTATGGAACTTAG aaaTAGAGAAGCCCAAGAAAGAGAAAATAAGCGTCTTTTGACAAGAATACAAAACCTTGAAGCTGAAGTAGCAAGGGAGCGGGCTATCATCAAGCAAGAGCAACACAAAACAGTTATATCTGTTACAGATGCCTATGATGAAAGACTAGTGACTAATCTAAAAATGGAAGtcgaaaaagcaaaagaaacAGCAGACAATTTGGAAAAACAGTATTTGCAAGCAGCAGATGAAAGAGATACCGCTGAGACAGAATTAGAagaattaaaaaggaaaaatgcAGAGCTAGAAAAGAAATTGGAACAAGCTCTGGCG GGAATAATTCCTACAAACGTTGGCTCGAGACGTTCGAGTCACGCAATCAAGCAACTTTCTGTGACGAAAGATGATAGCttcgaagaagaagaattatccGAAGGAGACGAG GAAGAAAGTGAAGAAAAGAAGCAGAAACGTATCGAGAAAGAAGTGCGCAACATGAGAAACAAAATTCGACACTTGAAAGAGAAGCAAGATAATATGAAAAGAGAAAGAATGGCATATAAAATGGCACTAAAGAATCAGCAATCATGTCTCAA AGATGAGAAacgtaagtttaaagaattaaaacgaGAGGTTGATAAAATGGCAGCCATGATGAAGGAAGTCGGCACTGATGAAGAAGATGAAGACGAAGATGAAGAATCAGATGAAGAAGAGAAGAAAAGTGaatcagaagaagaagagacAGAGACCGAAACTGAACAAGAAACAGAAAGTGAAACAGAAAGTGAGAGTGAACCAGAG GATGCTCCTCtacctaataaaaaagaaaacttagcGAAACGTCTAAAAAGACACGAATCACGGGTAAATGCTTTGAAGAAAGGCAACGCACTGCTTATGGCGAACGTGGACAGACTGAAAGACGACGTCCTTATACAGAAAGAGAAATCAGTCACACTCCAAAAAGAACTAGACTCACTTATCGATGATCTTGAATAA
- the LOC120628048 gene encoding glutamic acid-rich protein isoform X1: MPIGNVNRGSAPKRETFRPPWVKEKDTEAPPPWTVRKLKPVEPKSTDKAGSTETPEQPSPAPLRPVLKKQSTIRDKAENGVACEAEEKLVKPSAAKQADKVAKHDEEKPKFIKPALKSVSKTVKVEDKNTSVPEKPILKSVRTIDDKTKEKSVSIIDKRTEDKNDAKKQNSTVNDKTNNKSVTNNLSKDSNSKDSKKTNITEKLSDKEKPKVDSQVEEKMATKPPLEKTPSKLPPRKPSLQKAPSRDEIMQKKWRDPLHERVKENIDKTLANEVPKGHTLTKNESLRSLLKPTPPPMPPPLPPKMPPPPDFKKAPVDPNKFKKIEQLRSRPRKRPDWSDMMKEVEQGRKLKHVVCNDRSSPIITRSVVVKNKDQFIFESEKPNSHNELLKEINKGVKLKKVKTNDRSKPHLEGLRKFRRQMTIEEQVQKSMSQANLAVSPSGVSIAEVPAAAEEEEIDEMDDIDKVRDDLQSTKQLLAMELRNREAQERENKRLLTRIQNLEAEVARERAIIKQEQHKTVISVTDAYDERLVTNLKMEVEKAKETADNLEKQYLQAADERDTAETELEELKRKNAELEKKLEQALAGNIEEILKSEEPLSFYQKSQLDFLKQCRLLNIEVDSAEAEKLKKTFADTNNNNANNAFTNNNQDNEGIIPTNVGSRRSSHAIKQLSVTKDDSFEEEELSEGDEEESEEKKQKRIEKEVRNMRNKIRHLKEKQDNMKRERMAYKMALKNQQSCLKDEKRKFKELKREVDKMAAMMKEVGTDEEDEDEDEESDEEEKKSESEEEETETETEQETESETESESEPEDAPLPNKKENLAKRLKRHESRVNALKKGNALLMANVDRLKDDVLIQKEKSVTLQKELDSLIDDLE; the protein is encoded by the exons ATGCCAATTGGTAACGTAAATAGGGGCTCGGCTCCTAAGCGGGAAACCTTCAGGCCACCATGGGTCAAAGAGAAAGACACAGAAGCTCCTCCTCCATGGACTGTGAGGAAACTCAAACCAGTGGAACCGAAGAGCACTGACAAAGCTGGAAGTACGGAAACCCCTGAACAGCCATCTCCTGCACCTTTGAGAC cGGTTTTGAAAAAGCAGTCTACGATAAGAGATAAAGCTGAAAACGGTGTTGCATGTGAAGCAGAAGAGAAACTTGTCAAGCCTTCAGCCGCTAAGCAAGCCGACAAAGTAGCTAAGCACGATGAAGAAAaacctaaatttataaaacctgCACTAAAGTCTGTTAGTAAAACAGTTAAGGTAGAAGATAAAAATACTAGTGTCCCTGAAAAGCCGATACTGAAAAGCGTCAgaactattgatgataaaactaaGGAGAAATCCGTTAGCATTATAGACAAAAGAACTGAGGATAAAAATgatgcaaaaaaacaaaacagtacggtaaatgataaaacaaacaacaaaagtgTGACTAATAACCTAAGCAAAGACAGCAATAGCAAAGATTCcaagaaaacaaatataactgAAAAATTGTCTGACAAGGAAAAACCAAAAGTAGATTCACAGGTTGAAGAGAAAATGGCTACTAAACCTCCGCTTGAAAAAACTCCTTCTAag CTTCCCCCACGGAAACCTTCTTTACAAAAGGCACCATCAAGGGATGAAATCATGCAAAAGAAGTGGAGAGATCCTCTGCATGAGCGTGTCAAAGAAAATATTGACAAAACTCTAGCTAATGAGGTTCCAAAGGGTCACACCCTCACGAAAAATGAAAGTTTGAGAA GCTTATTAAAACCTACACCACCACCGATGCCACCACCATTGCCTCCAAAAATGCCACCTCCGCCTGATTTCAAGAAAGCCCCTGTCGATCcaaacaagtttaaaaaaatagaacagCTTCGTAGCAGGCCTAGGAAGAGGCCCGACTGGAGCGATATGATGAAAGAGGTAGAACAAGGAAGGAAGCTAAAACATGTTGTTTGCAATGATAG atcaagtCCAATTATAACAAGATCAGTAGTCGTCAAAAATAAAGatcaatttatatttgaatcCGAGAAGCCTAATTCCcataatgaattattaaaagaaatcaACAAAGGTGTGAAACTAAAAAAAGTGAAGACTAACGATAGAAGTAAACCTCACTTGGAAGGATTAAGGAAATTCCGAAGACAAATGACTATAGAAGAACAAGTTCAAAAGTCAATGTCGCAAGCTAATCTTGCTGTATCTCCTTCAGGTGTATCAATTGCGGAG GTGCCAGCAGCtgctgaagaagaagaaattgaTGAGATGGATGATATTGACAAAGTTAGAGATGATCTTCAATCAACTAAGCAGTTATTAGCTATGGAACTTAG aaaTAGAGAAGCCCAAGAAAGAGAAAATAAGCGTCTTTTGACAAGAATACAAAACCTTGAAGCTGAAGTAGCAAGGGAGCGGGCTATCATCAAGCAAGAGCAACACAAAACAGTTATATCTGTTACAGATGCCTATGATGAAAGACTAGTGACTAATCTAAAAATGGAAGtcgaaaaagcaaaagaaacAGCAGACAATTTGGAAAAACAGTATTTGCAAGCAGCAGATGAAAGAGATACCGCTGAGACAGAATTAGAagaattaaaaaggaaaaatgcAGAGCTAGAAAAGAAATTGGAACAAGCTCTGGCG GGTAATATAGAAGAAATCTTAAAATCGGAAGAACCTCTATCTTTCTATCAAAAATCTCAACTTGATTTCTTAAAGCAGTGTAGGTTGTTAAATATAGAGGTTGACTCCGCTGAAGCtgaaaaactaaagaaaacttTTGCTGACACTAACAACAATAATGCTAATAATGCTTTTACTAACAATAACCAAGATAATGAG GGAATAATTCCTACAAACGTTGGCTCGAGACGTTCGAGTCACGCAATCAAGCAACTTTCTGTGACGAAAGATGATAGCttcgaagaagaagaattatccGAAGGAGACGAG GAAGAAAGTGAAGAAAAGAAGCAGAAACGTATCGAGAAAGAAGTGCGCAACATGAGAAACAAAATTCGACACTTGAAAGAGAAGCAAGATAATATGAAAAGAGAAAGAATGGCATATAAAATGGCACTAAAGAATCAGCAATCATGTCTCAA AGATGAGAAacgtaagtttaaagaattaaaacgaGAGGTTGATAAAATGGCAGCCATGATGAAGGAAGTCGGCACTGATGAAGAAGATGAAGACGAAGATGAAGAATCAGATGAAGAAGAGAAGAAAAGTGaatcagaagaagaagagacAGAGACCGAAACTGAACAAGAAACAGAAAGTGAAACAGAAAGTGAGAGTGAACCAGAG GATGCTCCTCtacctaataaaaaagaaaacttagcGAAACGTCTAAAAAGACACGAATCACGGGTAAATGCTTTGAAGAAAGGCAACGCACTGCTTATGGCGAACGTGGACAGACTGAAAGACGACGTCCTTATACAGAAAGAGAAATCAGTCACACTCCAAAAAGAACTAGACTCACTTATCGATGATCTTGAATAA